A genomic window from Candidatus Denitrolinea symbiosum includes:
- a CDS encoding glycosyltransferase family 2 protein: MPKVSVIIPCYNEEATIGDTLSAIHGQTFPRAEMEAVISDSMSTDRTRAVIADFQRLHPELSVRVVENRARAIPAALNRAIEAAQGEIIVRMDAHSKPYPDYVENCVRALEEGRGANVGGVWEIQPGAPGWVAAGIAAAAAHPLGAGDAAYRLKPESGAVDTVPFGAYRKSLVEEIGAFDESLLSNEDYEFNVRVRRAGKTVWLDPRIRSVYFARSDFGALARQYARYGFWKARMLRRYPETLRWRQFIPPVFVASVVLLLALSFWPPVRALLALELLVYIFILFAAGIQQAVKRKQPALALGFPLAIMTIHFSWGGALLWSLISSLWSANG; encoded by the coding sequence ATGCCTAAAGTCTCTGTGATCATTCCCTGCTACAACGAGGAAGCCACCATCGGCGATACGCTGTCCGCCATTCACGGACAGACGTTTCCCCGCGCCGAGATGGAAGCGGTGATCTCGGATTCCATGTCCACGGACCGGACCCGCGCGGTGATCGCGGATTTTCAACGCCTCCACCCTGAACTTTCGGTGCGCGTGGTGGAAAACAGGGCGCGCGCCATCCCGGCCGCGTTGAACCGCGCCATCGAAGCCGCGCAGGGCGAGATCATTGTCCGCATGGACGCGCACTCGAAGCCCTATCCCGACTATGTGGAGAACTGCGTCCGCGCGCTGGAGGAGGGCCGCGGCGCGAACGTGGGCGGGGTGTGGGAGATCCAGCCGGGCGCGCCGGGCTGGGTCGCGGCGGGGATCGCGGCCGCGGCGGCGCATCCGCTCGGGGCGGGGGACGCGGCTTACCGTCTGAAGCCCGAGTCGGGCGCGGTGGACACCGTCCCGTTTGGAGCGTACCGGAAATCCCTTGTCGAGGAGATCGGCGCGTTCGACGAGTCGCTTTTGTCCAACGAAGATTACGAGTTCAACGTCCGCGTGCGGCGGGCGGGAAAGACCGTCTGGCTCGACCCGCGCATCCGCTCGGTCTATTTTGCGCGCTCCGATTTCGGCGCCCTGGCGCGGCAGTACGCCCGTTATGGGTTTTGGAAGGCGCGCATGTTGCGCCGCTATCCCGAAACGCTCCGCTGGAGGCAATTTATCCCGCCCGTTTTTGTGGCGAGCGTCGTTCTTTTGCTGGCGCTTTCGTTTTGGCCGCCGGTGCGGGCGCTGCTGGCGCTGGAATTGCTGGTCTACATTTTCATTTTGTTCGCGGCGGGAATCCAGCAGGCCGTCAAACGCAAACAGCCCGCTTTGGCGCTCGGTTTTCCGCTCGCGATCATGACCATCCATTTTTCGTGGGGCGGCGCGTTGTTGTGGAGTTTGATTTCCTCCTTGTGGAGCG
- a CDS encoding reactive intermediate/imine deaminase, which produces MTAKTIVFTPNAPRAIGPYSQAVRADGLVFTAGQIGLDPSTMEMVAGGVEEQTRQVLTNLKSVLEAASSSLGRVVKTTVFLTDMANFAAMNAIYAEFFPDEPPARSAVAAAGLPKGALVEIEAVALV; this is translated from the coding sequence ATGACTGCAAAAACCATCGTTTTCACTCCCAACGCCCCGCGAGCCATTGGGCCGTATTCACAAGCCGTCCGCGCAGACGGGCTGGTCTTCACTGCGGGACAGATCGGGCTGGACCCGTCCACGATGGAGATGGTCGCGGGCGGGGTCGAAGAGCAGACGCGCCAGGTATTGACCAATTTGAAGAGCGTCCTTGAAGCCGCCAGTTCCAGCCTCGGACGCGTGGTCAAAACGACCGTTTTTCTCACAGATATGGCGAACTTCGCGGCCATGAACGCCATTTACGCGGAATTTTTCCCCGATGAGCCGCCCGCCCGCAGCGCTGTGGCCGCGGCCGGACTTCCCAAAGGCGCGCTGGTGGAGATTGAAGCCGTCGCGCTTGTCTGA